The Hahella sp. HNIBRBA332 genome window below encodes:
- a CDS encoding GNAT family N-acetyltransferase: protein MKIRYVMEADKAKWLALRQELWPETPPQEHEAEILAYFSMPDLATFVAIDDNSDMLGFLEAGLRSYGEGCASHPVAYVEGWYVLPSHRRQGVGRRLMDAAEEWALDRGLREIGSDMLVNNEVSLQAHTALGYTEVERLIHVVKKIDSA, encoded by the coding sequence TTGAAAATCCGATATGTCATGGAGGCCGACAAAGCCAAGTGGCTGGCCTTACGTCAGGAACTCTGGCCGGAAACCCCGCCGCAGGAACACGAAGCGGAAATTCTCGCCTACTTCAGCATGCCGGACCTCGCCACCTTTGTCGCCATCGACGATAACAGCGACATGCTGGGCTTTTTGGAAGCCGGTCTGCGCTCATACGGAGAAGGCTGCGCCAGTCATCCTGTCGCCTATGTGGAAGGCTGGTATGTGCTCCCTTCCCATCGTCGCCAGGGCGTCGGCCGCCGCCTGATGGACGCCGCCGAAGAATGGGCCCTGGATCGCGGTCTGCGGGAAATCGGCAGCGATATGCTGGTCAATAATGAAGTCAGTCTGCAAGCGCATACGGCTCTGGGCTATACGGAGGTGGAGCGTTTGATCCATGTGGTGAAGAAAATCGACTCAGCCTG
- a CDS encoding glycosyl hydrolase family 28 protein, protein MNRVIWIKLLAVVVFLWSSLAQADENPVCSEPGNMCCYASDYNYNLPSAIANCCAVGDSVKKFVFMDNQDSKVDGQDVPIQLCSNLNLYILHKLKAPSKDDWPPIPKGEKRFPPLFKGENLENVVIAGDGEIDGRNNTWMGDKDCGDYSGKVRPIMMDLQGSKNLLVKSITLSHGPGFNLHVEHSRGGIEIEDVTINTHHTGSKSSCSLDGMDISGNDISIKDSEIRSRDDCIAVKANSSNVRISNVTCHNGHGLSIGSIAMNGVVKDVEVENVTVMDSRFGLRIKMQKYANGKVENIKFKDSLVKRISSRPIQIKTDYHNDHCDDPGSSKCDKNARSSIENVTYKDISVHGGEIDLNCKYADVCTVKLRKLHCKDGATISCKDVDVDGECSCDD, encoded by the coding sequence ATGAACAGGGTGATATGGATAAAATTACTCGCTGTTGTTGTTTTCTTGTGGAGCAGTCTCGCGCAGGCGGATGAAAATCCAGTCTGCTCAGAGCCGGGAAACATGTGTTGTTACGCGTCGGACTATAACTACAATCTGCCTTCCGCCATCGCTAATTGCTGCGCGGTGGGAGATTCGGTGAAGAAGTTTGTCTTTATGGACAATCAGGATTCCAAAGTGGATGGCCAGGACGTGCCAATCCAGCTTTGCAGCAACCTGAATCTGTATATTCTGCACAAGCTGAAAGCGCCCTCCAAAGATGACTGGCCGCCGATACCCAAAGGCGAGAAGCGGTTTCCGCCTCTGTTTAAAGGAGAAAACCTGGAAAATGTGGTGATTGCCGGGGATGGCGAGATCGATGGTCGCAACAATACCTGGATGGGAGACAAAGACTGTGGCGACTATTCCGGCAAAGTCAGGCCTATCATGATGGATCTGCAAGGCTCCAAAAACCTGTTGGTGAAGTCCATTACCTTATCCCACGGGCCTGGCTTTAACCTGCATGTCGAACACTCCCGCGGCGGCATCGAAATTGAAGACGTCACCATCAACACTCACCATACCGGGTCAAAAAGCTCCTGCAGTCTGGACGGCATGGATATCAGCGGGAACGATATCAGCATCAAGGACTCGGAGATCCGCAGTCGCGACGACTGCATCGCCGTTAAGGCCAACTCGTCCAATGTGCGCATTTCCAACGTGACCTGTCACAACGGCCATGGCCTTTCAATCGGCTCGATCGCGATGAACGGCGTGGTCAAAGATGTGGAAGTCGAGAATGTAACGGTGATGGACTCGCGCTTCGGCTTGCGCATCAAAATGCAGAAGTACGCCAACGGCAAGGTGGAAAACATCAAATTCAAAGACAGTTTGGTGAAGCGTATTTCCAGCAGGCCGATCCAGATCAAAACGGACTACCACAATGATCATTGTGACGACCCGGGCAGCAGCAAGTGCGATAAAAACGCCCGCTCCAGCATTGAAAACGTCACCTACAAGGACATCTCGGTGCATGGCGGCGAAATTGATCTGAACTGCAAATACGCCGATGTCTGCACGGTGAAGTTGAGAAAACTGCACTGCAAAGACGGCGCTACCATCTCCTGCAAAGATGTGGACGTGGACGGAGAATGCAGTTGCGATGACTGA